A single genomic interval of Streptomyces showdoensis harbors:
- a CDS encoding cell division protein SepF — MAGAMRKMAVYLGLVEDDGYDGRGFDPDDDFEPELEPEPERDRRHHQPPRQVEREEPVRVVAPPAPREPVSHSVPVLAESGRPARIAPVASITPERPSLEKNAPVIMPKVVSEREPYRITTLHPRTYNEARTIGEHFREGTPVIMNLTEMDDTDAKRLVDFAAGLVFGLHGSIERVTQKVFLLSPANVDVTAEDKARIAEGGFFNQS; from the coding sequence ATGGCCGGCGCGATGCGCAAGATGGCGGTCTACCTCGGCCTCGTGGAGGACGATGGCTACGACGGCCGGGGCTTCGACCCCGACGACGACTTCGAACCCGAGCTGGAGCCGGAGCCCGAGCGCGACCGGCGCCATCACCAGCCCCCGCGCCAGGTGGAGCGGGAGGAACCGGTGCGCGTGGTCGCGCCCCCCGCACCCCGTGAGCCGGTGTCCCATTCTGTCCCGGTACTCGCCGAGAGTGGGCGTCCGGCCCGAATTGCCCCCGTGGCATCCATCACACCCGAACGTCCCAGCCTGGAGAAGAACGCACCGGTGATCATGCCCAAGGTCGTGTCCGAGCGGGAGCCCTACCGCATCACCACGCTGCACCCGCGGACCTACAACGAGGCCCGTACCATCGGGGAACACTTCCGTGAGGGCACTCCGGTGATCATGAACCTCACGGAGATGGACGACACCGACGCGAAGCGACTTGTCGACTTTGCCGCCGGTCTCGTCTTCGGGCTCCATGGCAGCATTGAGCGCGTGACGCAGAAGGTGTTCCTGTTGTCGCCTGCTAACGTCGATGTCACGGCGGAGGACAAGGCCCGCATCGCAGAGGGCGGATTCTTCAACCAGAGCTGA
- a CDS encoding YggT family protein: MGVALQVVYIALMCFLVLLIFRLVMDYVFQFARSWQPGKAMVVVLEATYTVTDPPLKLLRRLIPPLRLGGVALDLSFFVLMIIVYILISIVSGFAR, encoded by the coding sequence ATGGGCGTCGCACTACAGGTGGTCTACATCGCGCTGATGTGCTTCCTTGTCCTCCTGATCTTCCGGCTGGTCATGGACTACGTCTTCCAGTTCGCCCGTTCATGGCAACCCGGTAAGGCGATGGTGGTCGTTCTGGAGGCCACCTACACTGTCACCGATCCACCGCTCAAGCTCCTGCGGCGGCTCATCCCGCCGCTGCGTCTCGGGGGCGTGGCACTCGACCTGTCCTTCTTCGTTCTGATGATCATCGTCTACATCCTGATCTCCATCGTGAGCGGCTTCGCGAGGTGA